A window of Macrotis lagotis isolate mMagLag1 chromosome 1, bilby.v1.9.chrom.fasta, whole genome shotgun sequence genomic DNA:
tagctgcccctaaatttacTTATTTCACATTACCTGTTCCTCCACTCCACCTCAGTCAATACAAAGATGGTCAtacccttgatcttgccatcacctTCAATTAAGTTACTTTCATGTTTGTGAAATCTGAAAACCCCTTACCTTATCATAATTGATTGTCATTcaaccctttctttctccttataaCTCTAAACACTGTTTTTGTCTTCACCATGACCTCCTATCCCTTGATCCCTCAGTTCTCTCTCAGACCTTCACCCTAGCacactcccctcccttctctcactCCATCCAGTGAAATATTCAATTCTAATCTATCCACTTCTCAAGTCCCTTTACACTTTATTGCACCTGTGATTTTTACCCTGTTGAAGCCTTAGCCTTGGATGCAATTCAATGACTTTATCTTATATATGTACTGCTGaacagttagaaaaaaaaatcacaaaattgtgCTGATTGAGTttattacaaatttatgttatttaatttcaactgggccctcactgtGATGAGGCAATTCTTTTACACCTCTCTAAATTATCAATTAACTCACTCAACAGAggaatttttcaaaatcttttcaagTGGCTATGACAAAAgctctttcttatctccttttcctcatcttgcaTCACTCAGATGTCTTCCACCTGTATCTCTTCCTTACCTGTCTCGCATAAAAAAGATGGTTTTTTCTCTTTGTCAATGTAATACCTTCTATACGCATAAATGATTCCATTCTATCCTAATTCAGAAAACTATCACTTGCAACATGACCACCCATTCACTTATCTCTCGTCTACTGCTTGCTTCCCTATTGTCTACAAATATGCCCATGTCTATTCAACCCCCCCAAATTCTCACATTCATCCTCAATAGCTACCATCCCATACCTCTTCTCCCTTTTGCTGAACTCCTTATAAAATCTGTCTATAATCAATGCTTCCACTTTCTTAACTCTCTGTAGCCTGACTTCTAAACACATCATTcgactgaaactgctctctctaaGGTTACTAAAGATCTCTCTTAATTGTCACAATTgacaaatctaatttttttcccagtcTTCATCCTTTTTAACCTATCATAAAGTGCTAGGCATTAACACCATGGGTAAAAATTAATCCTAGGCATGAGGGATGACAGGTATCAAAGCAGGAAAAGACAGattagaatgaaaaacaaaagtagTACAGTTTAGCTAGAATAAAGAGCAGATGTAGGGGAGTGCTATTAACcaaggggaaaagaaattaaCTACACTCTTCAAATTAGGCTTAGAAGCATGAGAATAAACAAAGAAGAAGAATGAAGTGAACAAAATCTCCATTTCCATTGGAAATATTTAAACTATATAAGTACTCACTGCTGCATTTTGCTGGTTGTTGTTTACTTTCAATGCATCTACCACTTCCTTTTCATCAAATCCCATTTCCATCAGAGCAATGACAGCCTAAATGAGAATTCCACAGTTCATTAAATACCATGTTTACTGAGAACAAGTCAGCAAATTCAATGAACAAGTTATCTCACATAGAACTAAACCACTTTTCTTTAACAGTATTTCAGCAGAAGGTTCTTCTTTTACTATTATTTTCCCCTTGTAACCTTATTCCAATATGGATTTTGTATAACTAATCTGGTAATTACTAAAGCAaacaatggtataatataatgATCTTACTAAATAAAGACAGGAAAGGTCAGTATGGGATCTTcaatgttagaactggaaaggatttcagacatcatctaattcaactcacTCATTGCAGTTGGATAggcagtcaacaagcatttattatgcacttcTGTGCTTATAATTGTATTAAGTGGAAATagcaagaaagacagagacataaAGAAAATGGCTGTGGCCCTGAGAGGGTAATTAACTTgtccaagggggaaaaaaaaaaagagaaagaaagagccaGGGctagaactcaggtttcctgagtTAGAGTCCACAGTCACTGCCACTGCATGCTGTCTCCTTCACTCAGTAATCCCCAAAAATAGATTAGAAAAGTCCCTTCCCTAGCAAAATTAAAGAACAATGGAGAAACTTTATAGCAACTATAAGTATTCTCATATTATTTTTCCAgaactatttttctataaatcaCAAAGAATCTCCATTTTAGAATGATCTTAGCTAAATTAAAGGATAGGAACAATTTTAAactaagatttagagctgggagaacTGTCAAAGAATGTTAGACTTGAAAGGGACATTAAGAGAACATCTAATCCAAACCCtccatttaaaaatgaggaatataAGGCACATGGTCTGAAACATGGGaagcacctaataaatactttatccatgatgaagataaagtgacttgtcccaaaTCAGAATTAATGGAGAGTTGGAACTGGAGGAGTCAAGGATTTCAAACTCCCAGaccagcacatttttgaagacatCTACACTAATTCTAGACTAGTCCATTTTCTACTAACCTAACTGCACTCTTTTGTAGTACATGGCTAATATTTGTTATAACTGTGATAGGGGACAGAAAGATTTTTCAgctatcttaaatttttaaaattaaatacttaatgtATCTACTAGAATCAGAGAGGAAAAATCTTTTTAGGCAGCTTTAGGTTATGTAGTATTAAGTGACTAATAATAgtaagcaatttaaaaatagtaataatgattaggatgatgatgatgatgattatgtgccagacacactGCTAAGCACTTAACAATTATTATGTcttctgatcctcacaataaccctgagagatgGGTGCTACTATTagctccatttgacagatgaggaaactgaggcaaacatgttaaatgacttatccagggtcatacagtgagtagctgactgaggtcaaatttgaattcaggtctccaaACCCAGTTCTCTATCAACTGTGCATCTAGCTGCTCCAGAATAAAACAGCTAAGTTAGAGAAGTCAAAGTGATGCACAGGGGTAAAACAAGGCTAActcaataatatataattaaggGTAAAGTCAAGTATCAAAGATTAGAGCCTCTGCAACTGCCACaagcaatttttaataatttcctttctcctctacTAACAAATCAATTATTCTACTTGATTAGATAACACAAGGCACTGAGGCATAAAATGATAATAGCAGCTTAGTTCTATAGTTCTGAATATTAAGAGGAAAACATAAACTCATACTGTGGCACCTTTGCTTCAATATATCACATATGGCTAAATGACATCTTTATTAATGCAAAAGAATTATATGTCAatacattattttattccttCGAAAGTCAGGTTcctaaaaagaaatcataaggatttaaataaatctatttctattttaagaCCATAGAATCTTTTCATAggacttattctttttttccaaaagcaCAAACTAACCTAGGTTAATTACGAAATTAACCATTCTTCCATGAGCACATAAGTAACTAATATCCTGAAGagcaagataaaataaaattttcaattagAGGCTGATATCAAATATAACATACTCGTGGATCTGGTCGAAATTCTCTTTTCCTACGGATCTTCTTGAAGATCTCTGTTAGCTCATCCTTGACTTCCTCCCCTTCTGTATTAGGTCCACCTGTAGCTTGAGAGGAGGCAGAAGCACCTGCAGCTTCTAATGAAGTGTGACCTGGAAGAGGTGTGTCCACAGTTGGATCTTCTGAATGTTCTATCAACCACTCCATGGCTTGTGTTACTGACATGCTATAAAATAACAAAAGTTTCTCTAAAATATCAATGAGTTAACTGCTGATGTCTCagtgaatttattaattttctttcaaatctctgtaaatgactttttattttaacaattctAATAATGTTAATTGGAACTACCCTTaaacttataatttttattaaagtatttcaaaaaaaatttagagatgcAATATCACAAATCCCAGTTCTCTAGGTTACTTGCTGAAGCATCTGTCTAGCTACCACAATGCAcaaatctcttttaatgataagattatggaagaaatttaaaaggaaCTTTTGAAGCAACACTGCTTtttaacagaggaagaaatagTCCATAGAGTATTCTTTGATTTGCAAGttgctttattttaaatgtatacatgaagagggaatttgaaaatatatgatGTGAGAATAATACCAAAGATAGATAGTCCTGAATTGTAGCTATGACACACACAACCCTACACAAACATACCCACATAAAGGTAGAAATAAGAAATTAGATAACAAAATTTTCCTACTATTTCAGacttaaattcttaaattcaactatcttttttttttaggtttttgcaaggcaaacggggttaagtggcttgcgcaaggccacacagctagataattattaagtgtatgagaccagatttgaacccaggtactcctgactccaaggcaggtactttatccactacaccacctagcagccccaaattAAAAGTTTTGATCCTCCTTTCTCTTCACAAAAGCTTTAGaagtagaaataaaacaagcTGCTAGGCACAATTTACATCACTGAGATATCTAAgttcttctttgaattttttgtaatgtaaaacaatttgaaaaatccATATTCTCAGTTCTATCCCTTAAAATGTTagaaggaggggtggctaggtggcacagtggatagagcactggagtacctgagttcaaatctggcctcaggcacttaataattacctagctgtgtggccttgggcaagccacttaaccccattgccttgcaaaaaaaaaaaaaagagaaaatgttagaaggagagaaagggtcaggggaggagaaaaattcattctttgacatttataaaaatacatactGATTGAGACGAAGTGCTTTCACAGCTCTGTTCTCAGGGAATCCCATTTCTGTAAGTTGTCTTAATGCCACTTCATCTACTCGGTCATCGTCATCCTCATCCAACATTGCTAttagcaaagcaaaaaaaataatgtgaCACAGTGTGTGTAAAATAGAAAATTCCACCTATGCTACTAACAAAATGTTAACATAGATAGAATTTACATTACCTAAGTACATTTTAGATTTAGACAAGATGTCAATTTGAACAAGTGTGAAAGATAAGGACTGTTAATTAATGTTACATATGATAAATGACAGAGGAAAGAATAATAcatatctagagagagagagaaacagcacAGAGACAATAGACTTCTTTCTGTGTTTACCTTCTAAGAACTATGGGTTATAATCAACTGATAAAAAAATATCATGAGGAAATAACATGGTCACTCAAGTACAGGATTATGCCATTTTTATTAGGTTATAGTATCATAAAATAAATCTGGGGTGTGATCATACCATTTgcctttttaaataattcaactGCATCTGGGTTCAGAGCTAACAATTTCTGTGCCACCTCTATAAGTGAAACCaagatcttcctgagttctgtCTGAAActgcaataaaagaaaaaaaagtaaatgatttcCACAAGATTCCAAAGAACTAAAGTGGTTGATAGAACCATAATTTTATCCTGGGACTTTCATGTATAGGGAGGCTATTTATTTGAGCCATCAGATTTAAGTCATATTTTACATCAGGGCAGAgctagggagggaaggaaggtattaaattctcttattttcttatattcaaaAGGAAATGACATATGGAAATTAGCTGAGTAGTTCAAATGTAATCATATCCTTATTATTTAAATCAGCATGTGCTGATAGTCTAAAGTCGAGTCCCTAGCGCCCCATGAATCTTTCTAGACAATAATACAAATCTAAAAGCAAAAAGTAATGGTAGTTTGTTGCTAAATATATTGAACAAACCTAGCTTTGCTTCATTTAATAAACACAACATTATGCTAACTGGTTGCTAAGTATTCTGAACATCTCCTCTTTTGCTTCATTTAATAAGAGAAAACAGACTTCCCTTAATTTGATGGAACAAATACACAGATTTCTAATTTCAGGCTTACTAAAATAATGACTTGTCTGAATCTAGTCTGCTATTGGCAAATGGGTTTTCTAAATTAGGAGGAAGTAAATGTTGGAAATACAGTAAGAAGTTCATTATAACATGGTTTTTAATAGGGATTTGACATAGTAAAGACTAAATTATATtaactcccccccaccccaaagtcTATACCCCCACCTCACCCTACCCCTCATCAAgcacctttctttgcatccctagcacatagcacagtgcctggcacataatgagcacttaataaatagtaTCTGACTGACATGCAGGAGAACTCCAGAAGAACAGAGACCGAGTATTATCCCCCAACAATGTAGTTTTACTGTACTCTTAGGAACTCTGACAACAAAGAGCTCTGAATCATCAGGTTCAATGGATCAGAATATTTCACCAAGACTAGATCAAGTGCCCAAACATACACCCTGGTCTCTTTAGAACAATTATGATGTCATGATTAGCAAAGAAATATTGAGACAAATCTCAAGAGAAGTATTTTCTAGAATGTATTTGAGGAAGAAAGACACATCACCACCATATGGTCAGGCTGTTTTTACCAATCTAAGTCAGACCACAAAAGATAAacaaagaggggtggctaggtggcgcagtggataaagcactggccttggaatcaagagtacctaggttcaaatctggtctcagacacttgataattacctagctgtgtggccttgggtaagccacttactcccatttgccttgaaaaaaaaaagataatcaaagaaGTTGTTATTCTATTCAGTCTCTGCCCAAAACTCAATATCTTATTTTGTATTACATTCAAATTAACTTGAAACTAACACCTTCAAATCACTTGAAACTCTGGGGACCAAAATCTTCTACATAAAATGACCCAACATTAAGTTATTTGAaaaatcttgtttaaaaaaaaaaaaagcaggggtggctaggtggcgcagtggatagagtactggccctggagtcaggaggacctaagttcaaatccggtcccagacatataataattgcctagctgtgtaaccttgaata
This region includes:
- the UBAC1 gene encoding ubiquitin-associated domain-containing protein 1 isoform X2, whose protein sequence is MFVQEEKIFARKVLKLHICTMEGAEWLEEVTEDSTVEKLKERCLKHKKQEQKAPDKDAILKATANIPSHSVDRTVAHHSMRDFQTELRKILVSLIEVAQKLLALNPDAVELFKKANAMLDEDDDDRVDEVALRQLTEMGFPENRAVKALRLNHMSVTQAMEWLIEHSEDPTVDTPLPGHTSLEAAGASASSQATGGPNTEGEEVKDELTEIFKKIRRKREFRPDPRAVIALMEMGFDEKEVVDALKVNNNQQNAACEWLLGDRKPSPEDLDKGIDPESPLFQAILDNPVVQLGLTNPKTLLAFEDMLENPLNSTQWMNDPETGPVMLQISRIFQTLNRT